The Pantoea phytobeneficialis genome has a segment encoding these proteins:
- the bcsQ gene encoding cellulose biosynthesis protein BcsQ: MPVIALQGLRGGCGATALCAALGWALNALQESVLVLDLSPANQLATHFNLPVNHDAGWMPALLNQQPWQQTAQRYRPGLDFLPFGATTHQQTLSIRSFDEKFAEPLLNAFATLKSQYRWLLLDLPADVSPWHLPFLHSADQVLQILTPDANCQLRLHHPRFLPHTLFLINQFNANSKLQQDLHQLWISSLRNLIPQVIHRDEALAEALMMKQPLAEYRPHALASEEVNTLANWLLLNVAGAGK; the protein is encoded by the coding sequence ATGCCGGTGATTGCTCTTCAGGGACTGCGCGGCGGCTGTGGCGCCACTGCGCTCTGCGCGGCGCTTGGCTGGGCGCTGAACGCGCTACAGGAATCGGTGCTGGTGCTCGATCTTTCCCCTGCGAATCAACTGGCTACCCACTTCAACTTGCCAGTGAATCATGACGCCGGATGGATGCCCGCCCTGCTCAATCAGCAGCCCTGGCAACAGACTGCACAGCGTTACCGCCCGGGGTTAGATTTCTTACCTTTTGGCGCAACAACCCATCAGCAGACATTAAGTATTCGCAGCTTCGACGAAAAATTTGCTGAACCGTTGCTTAATGCTTTCGCTACGCTCAAATCTCAGTACCGCTGGTTGTTGTTGGATTTACCGGCAGACGTGTCTCCCTGGCACCTGCCGTTCCTGCACAGCGCAGACCAGGTGCTTCAGATACTCACCCCTGATGCCAACTGTCAGCTGCGTCTGCATCACCCGCGTTTTCTGCCGCACACGTTGTTTTTGATCAACCAGTTCAATGCCAACAGCAAGCTACAGCAGGATTTGCATCAACTGTGGATTAGCTCACTGCGCAACCTGATTCCGCAGGTCATTCATCGCGATGAAGCGCTGGCGGAAGCGCTGATGATGAAACAACCGCTGGCTGAATATCGCCCGCACGCGCTTGCCAGTGAAGAGGTCAACACCCTGGCAAACTGGCTGTTGCTCAATGTGGCCGGGGCAGGCAAATGA
- the bcsR gene encoding cellulose biosynthesis protein BcsR: MKTENAFSLVSRTREEQDDINTLSEAFSLQAFHYIDIAREERLNTLLSHWPLLQELSATQESEH; the protein is encoded by the coding sequence ATGAAAACAGAAAATGCCTTTTCGCTGGTATCGCGAACCCGTGAAGAACAGGATGACATTAATACCTTAAGTGAGGCCTTTTCATTGCAGGCGTTTCACTACATTGATATTGCCCGGGAAGAGCGCCTGAATACCCTTTTGTCACACTGGCCGCTTTTGCAGGAATTATCCGCCACTCAGGAGTCTGAACACTAA
- the bcsE gene encoding cellulose biosynthesis protein BcsE — translation MKNHYALGLQQVQQELITLQTPGLYWITCQRQEDARSFLRQVISQQQAATLISSDEKPQALLTPDPTGGPARIPLFSLPANKLSLQQLQGDFARVMNKRSGLVLFYSNAAHWVKLSQEELAIWLKRMRRQLIEKNMTLLMITSGTSIINLRNYLQRYFRQIDGVAHLDYQQDSWQYRINWWYSADQLLADRAIRLNYIENQFIAASEEEQNIPLSLNDENQFLAEQGVLEGAPPFSAQWQLFSDNDGVYSRAQQANAATVIFSLANNHDINALAKMVHSLRRSRGNALKIVVREMNTSLRYSDERLLLACGINAIVPTAATLSRFLTTLEGIQGQQFTRHVPADLPALMQALQPLQQRGFLPLNAFCGAVQKLMKNTLLPENDKGLMVALRPVPQLKPEQVLTLCKPRRFGDLVTQLDDRLYLFLSSCRFNDLDIALKSIFSLPHDELFSNRMVWFEDNQIVSEVNKISQLTPVTHQDLPVEPVTLAATAPDPVSHERAAPLPQPITLNIDGAQS, via the coding sequence ATGAAAAATCACTATGCGCTCGGCCTGCAACAGGTTCAACAGGAATTAATTACACTGCAAACGCCCGGACTTTACTGGATCACCTGCCAGCGGCAGGAGGATGCGCGATCGTTTCTGCGTCAGGTGATAAGCCAGCAACAGGCTGCCACACTGATTAGCTCAGACGAAAAACCGCAGGCATTGCTGACGCCCGATCCGACCGGTGGCCCGGCGCGTATTCCTTTATTTTCGTTGCCGGCCAATAAACTCTCCCTGCAACAACTGCAAGGAGATTTTGCGCGTGTAATGAATAAGCGCAGTGGTCTGGTGTTGTTTTATAGCAACGCCGCACATTGGGTTAAATTATCGCAGGAAGAACTGGCGATTTGGCTGAAGCGCATGCGTCGTCAGTTAATTGAAAAAAACATGACGCTGCTGATGATAACTTCTGGCACATCAATAATTAACCTGCGGAATTATCTCCAGCGTTATTTTCGCCAGATTGATGGTGTCGCTCATTTAGATTATCAACAGGATAGCTGGCAATATCGCATTAACTGGTGGTATTCCGCTGACCAACTGTTAGCGGATCGCGCGATTCGCCTGAATTACATCGAAAATCAGTTTATTGCTGCCAGCGAAGAGGAACAAAATATTCCGCTCAGCCTGAACGATGAGAATCAATTTCTTGCCGAGCAGGGCGTGCTGGAAGGCGCTCCACCTTTTTCCGCGCAGTGGCAATTGTTTAGCGACAATGATGGGGTTTACTCGCGCGCGCAACAGGCCAACGCCGCGACGGTGATCTTTAGCCTGGCAAATAACCATGATATCAACGCCCTGGCAAAAATGGTCCATAGCCTGCGACGCTCGCGTGGTAACGCGCTGAAGATTGTCGTACGCGAGATGAATACCAGCTTGCGATACAGCGATGAGCGCCTGCTGCTGGCCTGCGGCATCAATGCAATTGTGCCCACGGCGGCAACTTTGTCGCGCTTCCTTACCACGCTGGAAGGGATTCAGGGGCAGCAGTTTACCCGTCATGTGCCCGCTGACTTGCCTGCGTTGATGCAGGCTTTACAGCCGTTGCAGCAGCGCGGTTTTCTGCCATTGAATGCGTTTTGTGGCGCGGTACAGAAGCTGATGAAAAACACGCTGTTACCGGAAAACGATAAAGGTTTGATGGTCGCGCTGCGCCCGGTGCCGCAGCTGAAGCCGGAACAGGTGTTGACGTTGTGTAAACCGCGCCGTTTCGGTGACCTGGTGACGCAGTTGGATGATCGTCTCTACCTGTTCCTCTCCTCATGCCGTTTTAACGATTTGGACATTGCGTTGAAATCCATTTTCTCGCTGCCGCATGACGAGTTGTTCAGCAATCGCATGGTGTGGTTCGAAGACAACCAAATCGTATCGGAAGTGAATAAAATCAGTCAGCTGACACCGGTGACGCACCAGGATCTGCCGGTGGAGCCGGTGACCCTGGCTGCAACAGCGCCAGACCCGGTGTCGCATGAACGCGCGGCACCACTTCCTCAGCCGATTACCCTGAATATTGATGGAGCGCAGTCCTGA
- the bcsF gene encoding cellulose biosynthesis protein BcsF — MTLMDWVQVIILLLLILLFLKSLLVRWLPRSSNSLLMRLLPARALKSEGVWQRNTTKTDRKPS; from the coding sequence ATGACACTAATGGATTGGGTGCAGGTCATCATCCTGCTGCTACTGATTCTGCTATTTCTCAAATCCCTGTTGGTGCGCTGGCTGCCGCGTAGTAGCAACAGCCTGCTGATGCGCCTGCTTCCGGCTCGTGCGCTGAAGTCCGAGGGAGTCTGGCAACGGAATACGACGAAAACGGATAGAAAACCGTCATGA
- the bcsG gene encoding cellulose biosynthesis protein BcsG: MSDKKSSASGWSLHGSWWRGLGGWNFYFLLKFGLLWYGYLNFHALSNLVFLAFLLFPLPSQRWHRLRNWVSLPIGFGLFWHDTWLPGLSSILSQGDQVAGFSTAYLLDLLDRFINWEMIGAAFVLLVLYLFVAQWIRITVLVSLLLIWLNIVTIAGPSFNLLPGKAATPEVVLNDQPAVAGKTPDVLDQSAAPTSANLTAWLNRFYDSERQRVTHFPDSLPGDSQPFDILVLNICSLSWSDLDVAQLRNHPLWHHFDIMLDNYNSATGYSGPAGIRLLRASCGQTSHSDLYKPADQRCYLFDNLAKLGFKQELVMDHNGVFGNYLKEMREDGNIQAPLMSQAGIAPELTSFDSSPIYNDGQLLQRWLDDRSKSNDARSATFYNLIPLHDGVRELGSTRTAAWQPRAKMLFDQLDTFLTNLEKSGRRVMVVVVPEHGAALQGDKMQMSGLRDIPSPSITHVPVGISFIGMKAPHQGQPLTINTPTSMLALSEIISRVVDGQVFNAPNVNMSALTDNLPQTPVVSENDNAVVMMYQGKPWIRLNGGDWVAYPQ, from the coding sequence ATGAGCGATAAAAAATCTTCGGCAAGCGGCTGGTCGCTGCACGGCTCCTGGTGGCGTGGCCTTGGCGGCTGGAACTTCTATTTTCTGCTGAAGTTTGGGTTGCTGTGGTATGGCTACCTGAACTTTCACGCCCTGAGCAATCTGGTGTTTCTTGCCTTTCTGCTGTTCCCGCTACCCTCGCAGCGCTGGCATCGGCTGCGTAACTGGGTGTCACTGCCGATTGGCTTTGGTCTGTTCTGGCACGACACCTGGCTACCTGGTCTTAGCTCGATTCTCAGTCAGGGCGATCAGGTTGCGGGGTTTTCGACCGCTTACCTGTTGGACCTGCTCGATCGCTTTATCAACTGGGAGATGATCGGCGCCGCCTTTGTGCTGTTGGTGCTGTATCTGTTTGTCGCGCAATGGATTCGCATTACGGTGCTGGTGTCGCTGCTGTTGATTTGGCTGAACATCGTTACCATTGCCGGGCCATCCTTTAATTTGCTGCCGGGCAAAGCTGCGACGCCGGAAGTGGTGTTGAATGATCAACCGGCTGTGGCCGGTAAAACGCCCGATGTGCTCGATCAATCTGCTGCACCCACCAGTGCCAACCTCACCGCGTGGCTTAACCGTTTTTATGACAGTGAGCGGCAGCGCGTGACCCATTTCCCGGATAGCCTGCCCGGCGATTCGCAGCCGTTCGATATTCTGGTGCTGAATATTTGTTCGCTGTCCTGGTCGGATCTGGATGTGGCGCAACTGCGGAATCATCCGTTGTGGCACCACTTCGATATCATGCTGGATAACTACAATTCGGCCACCGGTTACAGTGGCCCGGCAGGGATTCGCCTGTTGCGTGCCAGCTGCGGGCAGACCTCGCACAGCGATCTGTATAAACCCGCCGATCAGCGATGCTATCTGTTTGATAATCTTGCGAAGCTGGGCTTTAAGCAGGAGCTGGTGATGGATCACAACGGTGTCTTCGGCAACTATCTGAAAGAGATGCGCGAGGACGGGAATATCCAGGCCCCGTTAATGTCGCAGGCGGGTATCGCGCCAGAACTGACCTCGTTTGACAGCTCGCCAATCTACAATGATGGTCAGCTATTGCAGCGCTGGCTGGATGACCGCAGCAAAAGTAACGATGCACGCAGCGCCACTTTCTATAACCTGATTCCGTTGCATGATGGCGTCCGTGAACTGGGCAGTACGCGCACGGCCGCCTGGCAACCGCGCGCTAAAATGCTGTTTGACCAGCTCGATACTTTCCTGACCAATCTGGAGAAATCGGGCCGTCGCGTGATGGTGGTGGTGGTGCCGGAGCATGGTGCGGCATTGCAGGGCGATAAGATGCAGATGTCAGGTCTACGCGATATCCCCAGTCCGTCGATTACCCATGTGCCGGTGGGCATCAGCTTTATCGGTATGAAGGCACCGCATCAGGGCCAGCCACTGACAATTAATACCCCGACCAGCATGCTGGCGCTTTCCGAGATCATTTCCCGTGTGGTGGATGGCCAGGTGTTCAACGCGCCGAATGTGAATATGTCCGCGTTGACCGATAATCTGCCGCAAACGCCAGTGGTGTCGGAGAATGATAACGCGGTGGTGATGATGTATCAGGGCAAGCCGTGGATTCGCCTGAACGGCGGTGATTGGGTGGCGTATCCGCAATAA
- the hmsP gene encoding biofilm formation regulator HmsP: protein MRVSRSLTIKQMATVSTVALVTICIFIVIQLFHFVQQRRIDYAQQMENVAHTVRQPLSEAVLKADIPQAEHILNTLKPAGILSRADVVLPNAFQALHADFEVEKPVPVLVARLFELPVQITLPLYSVERTGLPKPIAYLVLQADSSRVYQFILSTLSTMITTYLLLALILSVSISWCINRLVVHPLRNISRDLQELPPQAILTHKLTLPENHRDDEIGMLIRSYNRNQQVLESIHDEMSRLTTHFAVTDLPNRTLFLALLDQHIHHRHRPDPWGVMVIRIDTLQEANGVLSDDQRDTLMLTLVEKIRSTIDDHTLLAQTGPSDFALLLKRAHNPFRAMRLARNLMLRINQPVNLQQLQLRPNASMGLALHDDTPISASEQLDRATSAMMSARHQGKNQILFFDPALTERAQKRLTQEHDILQGLQDEEFALYLQPQINMATGELAGAEALLRMRQPDGSWGLSEEFIASAEEIGVIASIGRWVFEEACRIIAAWQKQGINIPLSVNISAVQLRDASVVTHLQGLLERHRITPGNFVLEITETAKIGDAEQAIALLRMLQQTGVAVALDDFGMGYSNLNYLHQFKALPVNKLKMDRSFVAALPDDDTMVRIVAAIADIIHLDVIAEGVETAEQRDWLLARGITIGQGYLYAEALPLNIFNQRWLDKLSPTK from the coding sequence TTGCGCGTCAGTCGTTCCTTAACGATAAAGCAGATGGCCACAGTCTCCACCGTGGCGTTAGTTACCATCTGTATTTTTATCGTCATTCAGTTATTTCATTTTGTGCAGCAGCGCAGGATTGACTACGCCCAACAAATGGAAAATGTGGCGCATACCGTGCGTCAGCCGCTGTCTGAAGCGGTCCTGAAAGCCGATATTCCTCAGGCAGAACATATCCTTAACACCCTCAAGCCCGCCGGTATTTTGTCGCGTGCGGATGTGGTGTTACCCAATGCATTCCAGGCACTGCATGCCGATTTTGAGGTAGAGAAGCCGGTGCCGGTGCTGGTGGCGCGTTTATTTGAGTTACCGGTGCAAATTACCTTACCGCTTTATTCTGTTGAGCGAACCGGGCTGCCAAAACCGATTGCTTATCTGGTCCTTCAGGCGGATTCATCAAGGGTGTATCAGTTTATCCTGAGTACGCTTTCAACCATGATTACCACCTATTTATTGCTGGCGCTGATTTTGTCGGTGTCGATTAGCTGGTGTATTAACCGGCTGGTGGTCCATCCGCTACGTAATATCTCGCGTGATTTGCAGGAATTGCCACCGCAGGCCATTCTGACGCATAAACTCACGCTGCCGGAAAATCATCGCGATGATGAAATTGGCATGTTGATTCGCAGCTATAACCGTAATCAGCAGGTGCTGGAGTCAATTCATGATGAGATGAGCCGACTGACTACCCATTTTGCTGTTACTGATTTGCCAAATCGTACGTTGTTTCTGGCTCTGCTTGATCAACATATCCATCACCGGCATCGCCCTGACCCCTGGGGGGTGATGGTGATTCGCATTGATACGTTGCAGGAAGCCAACGGGGTACTGAGTGACGATCAGCGCGATACCCTGATGCTGACGTTGGTGGAGAAAATTCGCAGCACGATTGACGATCATACGCTGCTGGCGCAAACCGGACCGAGTGACTTTGCGTTGCTGCTGAAGCGTGCGCACAACCCGTTCCGGGCGATGCGCCTGGCGCGCAACCTGATGTTGCGTATCAATCAGCCGGTCAATCTGCAACAACTTCAGTTACGTCCCAACGCCAGCATGGGTCTGGCGCTGCATGACGACACCCCAATCTCCGCCAGTGAGCAGCTTGATCGTGCGACTTCAGCGATGATGTCGGCACGTCATCAGGGTAAAAATCAGATCCTGTTTTTCGATCCGGCACTGACCGAGCGGGCGCAAAAGCGCTTAACCCAGGAACACGACATTTTGCAGGGGTTGCAGGATGAGGAGTTCGCGCTTTATCTGCAACCACAAATCAATATGGCCACCGGTGAGCTGGCGGGAGCGGAAGCCTTGCTGCGCATGCGTCAGCCGGATGGTAGTTGGGGATTGTCGGAAGAGTTTATTGCCAGCGCGGAAGAGATTGGCGTGATTGCTTCGATTGGCCGCTGGGTGTTCGAAGAAGCGTGTCGCATTATCGCCGCCTGGCAGAAGCAGGGAATTAACATCCCATTGAGCGTGAATATTTCGGCGGTTCAGCTACGGGATGCCAGCGTGGTGACTCATTTGCAGGGGTTGCTGGAACGTCATCGTATTACGCCGGGTAACTTTGTGCTGGAAATCACCGAAACCGCCAAGATTGGCGATGCCGAGCAGGCGATAGCGCTGCTGCGCATGTTGCAGCAAACGGGTGTCGCTGTGGCACTGGATGATTTCGGCATGGGTTACTCCAATCTGAACTATCTGCATCAGTTTAAAGCATTGCCGGTCAACAAGTTAAAGATGGATCGCAGCTTTGTTGCTGCGCTGCCGGATGATGACACTATGGTGCGTATCGTGGCTGCCATCGCCGATATCATCCATCTGGATGTTATTGCTGAAGGCGTGGAAACGGCCGAGCAGCGCGACTGGCTGTTGGCACGCGGTATTACCATCGGTCAGGGCTATCTGTATGCTGAAGCACTGCCGCTCAACATCTTCAATCAACGCTGGCTTGACAAGCTATCACCCACCAAATAA